TAGCAATATCGATAAAAGTGTACCTCACAGTCAACCCCAGTAAAAGCATGACAGTGTCTCTGCCCAGAATGTAAAGGAAGTAGTGGGAAGACGGGAGATACAATGCGGTTTGCCGGCACAACAGTTTGATATGTCTGGAGGTTAAGTAGCGATGCCGAAAGGTAACTTAGATACATTTCTGAAAGGATCCACCCCCCCCATCAGATATAGGAAATCAACCCAAACAGTCAATCGGGTAGAAACCATAATAAATCCTAGCAAAGTACGAGAATGTTAAAAACTCCGAAAGCAAACACTGCAAATCAGCAAAGAGCGACATTGCATACCAATAGACCTAAACCACATATACAAAGTGGTAAGTCAAACCAGCGACTGCAAAATATCGAACCTCAAATACTAAGTGAGACTGTAAACCAGAAGTAGCATTTTCTATGTGAAGCAGACCCATATATGGACCTAAAATAGAAGGAGGCGATACTTCGAGCAAAAACTGTGTAAATGTCACTTCTTTTAACTGTAAAAACGTAAGAAGAAAACATCCTTATTATTATTCCCTCACAATACTACCTGCATAATACACTACTAGAATATGTTACCTCAGCAAAATACCttggcgtggatatctcaaacgaTCTCTAGTGGGACGCCCACATAAATAGGTCAGCCAAAAAGGCAAATCAAATTCTAGGCTTCCTCCGAAGGAAAATAAAGGTGAACTCCAAACCCCTTAAGTCTATGGCATATCAAACCCTCGTCAGACCACAGCTGGAATATAGCTCCGAAGTCTGGTCTCCATACACACAAACCCAAATAAACCAAATAAAAGCGGTCCAAAGACGGGCAGTGCGTTGGGCTATGTCCAACTTTGGCCTCACCTCCAGTGTCACTAAATGTTATAAGTCTAAAATGGCGCAGGCTAGATCTCCGGCACATTGACTCCCGACTCTCTCttatgtataaaatctcaaataaGCTGGCTGCAATCCCCATGGAAGATTCACCcgctgtcttacaggttaatctctgcaaccactgactactaCAAATACTCCTTTTCCCCCAGGACTATAGTCCTATGGAATTATCTTCTACCTGACATTCCCTTTCTTCCAACCCTTGAGCAGTTCAATGCCgctgtttgcaacattgaacaTACTTCTCCATAACCTTGCTCTTCatccctgtttttattttttaaatcccTAACAAATTTTCCTTCCCCTTTTATTTTGGCCcgaatttcttttattttctactaacaATCTTTGTGGCTTGACGCACGCGAAAGTGCCTATGTCCCTGTAAAGAGTTAGACAGTAAcgaaagatagatagatattgATCTACCTTTAATGGGGAGTGCGTCAAACCATAAAACATGTTAGTGACAATAAAAGGAAATCGGGCAAGCGATGTGAGCAATGATTAACATATACAAAATGctcaaagaaaaagtaaaacacagaGACAACGATGACGAAATGTACAAATATAGGGACACAATGTGGCGGCGTCTGGGAACGCCCAGGAGCCAAATAACTACTTGGGAGTTCAAACTTACCTCACTAATGATGTTCACCTAATTCCAATTTCACAGGCAGTGTTAATAAATGTAATCACCTCTAGGAGAGTCTTTAATAATGCACTGGCGACAAAATGCGCCAcacgtaaaacaaaaaaaatgttcttgcaaatatatgaacgtactcaatgcctttgcagaacaGCCCAGTCCCAGTAAGCTTTAACAATGGAAAATCATGGAATCTTCTACCTGTTCTGTCAGATAGGCGTAACGTCCAACAGTTTAAGTATTGAACACCAAACACGAAGTATGTTTGTAACAATCGGgtcatattaaaatagaaaaagtggaaactccacagatcgctcagcacgacaaaaacgaaaatgttgcaggctcggtttgactgagcctgttcatggacgatagtggaaatgcatgctaccgtccacgccctctagccccgggttgagcagaactcaacatttacacatgctaaaagtacaaaaagcaatttagagacatccgcagatgtaatcatacggcggtgcacatggaaccttcaatgatacacgtgttgtggcgtgtttgtttgtttgttttgggtttaacgccgtttttcaacagtatttcagtcatgtaacggcgggcagttaacctaaccagttttcctggatgtggcgtgtaattccatgaaaaacaaCGTATGGTCCCCAGGTAAAATattgggtttgccccaaacgagaaaacaacgggcagaactaaacaaactggaatttagtagggggatctgaggttatggagcctgcatatcacaggaactgtcaaaagtcaaaattaaaaagcaggcaccatatccaaggggtgattatacaatacccaaggctaatGAAACCTGGAGTATTGGcaccacccaggccgaaacggtcatgctgagaaactaagcagtaccaataacacgacataaacctCTTTTGGTAGAAGTTTTTTTAACTTTACGAAATATACTGACCAAGATTTCGTATTACAGAATCTTAAATAATACCAAGtgtatgttgttattttttaatttggcgTACACTCGGAACAAAGATttacaacatttcaaaatttcaacaaaatcaaaatatgatacCATATTAATGTCCAAATTTTACGCcaatttttgaaaagtcacaaacaTGCACTAAAATAGTATTTGCAAGCtaacgaattttattttttgtgGACACATAGATACATATCTTGAAGTTATACACAACACCACAAAGAGACACCCTGTCCCAAACCCCAAAATTATTCACGGCATGAAACTGAAAACTACAAACAACATAAATTACCTCGATGTTACATTACTAAACGAACTCTCCTGGAAAAGGCATAtttataacatttcaaaaaaGGAACTTCATAACGTCCTTCATCAAAAGAATATCTGTTCTAGTCCCTCCATACACCAAGAGCCAAGTCTGCTGCGTTCAATTCCAACTccaaaacaaggcaaacagtgaaaattgcagccATGGTTTgatagtctgttcatgagcaataattaatggaaaatgcaacactgcccattcCCACTAGTACCGGCATAAGTCTGATCGCCTCGCTCCGAAAATCATATCAACCAGCTTGAGATGACAATTTAAAGGGAAAGCTTCTGCATTCGTGCAGAAtaaattaaacaagcaaattcgatgaattggaatcccccgccgaaagggtcagagttgaggaacggcaaaaaaatatatcctgcaaaaagttaagaatgttaccaagaagcaaataatttcattagtcaaatcaaattaaaagaaaatgaatggtttgtgtgggtgggggggggggggggggtgaggatacaacagtttacatgttgattataaatattggtagaaaacgaaaaatgaaaaaaaaaaaaaaaaaaaaaaaaaatgggggtgggggtgagagggaggggggtgaccaatgtaaggtggtgaccaggtgtaggtacacaacatcacatgtttataataaatgtgcatggaaaagaatggaagaagtttaatgaaattcttccaattggttggtttgttatgtacagatctgtggatttttaaacaattgaagggcaataactaaatggaaaattgaccaatcgaaaaaaaacttgaagggtgTCGtggcagtatcttggttcatatctaattcaagtttgatgaaattctacctgctagttacggagaaatggctgcagacggacatttttcattaaatcaagggcaataactctgagggaaattgacctatcaaaaaaaaaacttgacgggcatcagcgcagtatcttggctcatgtctatttcaaatttgatgaaattctacctgttagttactgagaaatggctgcaggcagacattttttattaaatcaagggcaataactctgagggaaattgacctatcaaaaaaaaaacttgacgggcatcagcgcagtatcttggctcatgtctatttcaaatttgatgaaattctacctgttagttactgagaaatggctgcagacagacattttttattaaatcaagggcaataactctgagggaaattgaccaatcaaaaaaaaaccttgacgggcatcatcgcagtatgttggttcatgtttatttcaagtttcatgaaattctaccaagtagttactgagaaatggctgcggacggactgacgaacggacaacgccatttcaatacccccctcccgatttcatcgccGGGGGATAACTACGTTCGAATTAGCAGCACTATCAATATGTAGAGACGTACCATAAATTTAACCCACTTTACACAGCGGCACCAACCTGTTTACAGAGTGAAAAAGAACAGTGAACACCGTGTgtcaatcctaatcctgcccTTGTTGtatcaatgaaaatgaaaagtaatCCTTCTATGTTAGCTGCCATTCAGGATAACACAGTTATGCATCCAACAttcctgaaattgttttgtttgaaattctcAAAATTCTCatagtaatagaaagagcattgaaagcgctgagggtaaacgatttgtacgagggggcacagcccccgagtataaatcgtttacccgagagctttaatgttctttctgtttatcatggccatccatatatggtagttcagtagatgttccacattgccatatacagcagttcagtgagtacttaaaatccttgctttacaaatgtgtaaagctcaggtaaaataaaccaatgcgagcgcataaaatcaataaaatgcacgtcgctgtctgctgttagagacacgcccatacatgctggcatactttcctatccaacagtgcggtaactagcgtgcgggtatttatacctgcacacttttagttaccgcaccctgcgctcagtgtatacgatttacctacaccaaatttgttaagaaaaaacaccgagctatgatacaatttttagatttttttttttcatactttaacatATGTATATGTAGGTAGCAGATTTGTTCTCTTCCCAGCACAGtagctttttcaacattttgaacattttgtaccccataaaattctgtgggtttcaacttcattttaataaatcGCATGATTATTGACAAATTTCAGTACATGAATATTTCACACTTTTTCCATGGCATTTCATGGTTTgatctttaaataatttcttttcaaatcacTGATCCAATGTAAAAGTAATGATGCATGCATTTTTCATCTCTACAAGAAAATGCAGATGCTAATGTTGACAGAGAAACCAGAAAAGATATTCATGGGGTTCAAAATCTATCCTGGTTATGGCAAGAAAGTTGTCAAGACTGATGGAAGGGTAATTACATTTTCTGGTTTCTCTATCACATTAGCAACTGCATTTTCTAGATGGTACCAACTGACACAAATGGCTTCCATAGATTCATCAATTTGACCATGACAGGGATCAAAGTCAATATTTGAAGGCATTCTTTATTTATGacaggtgcgcaccataaaccagtttaagctccccagtggtgtttttgccactgaccgttccaaggcggtgccccactgtgttcctttgtttgttcgtgtTGTCCTCTTgagtaggctttgtgtgtgtgcgcatgtatgtgtgtgtgtttctttgtttgttcgttttgtcctcgtgtgttggctttgtgtgtgtgcacgtgtatgtgtgtgtgtttgtggtgtgcacatctgcgtgctgtaggtttcgttttggggaggctgcgattttggtacgtgtcattccctgtttgatatttgtctttgtttttagaaaataaagtacGAATTATTTTATCTTCAATAATATCAAGATTTATTAAGAGTTAATCAGCTGATCATCTATACGAACTTTCAAGTTAGAAATTTCAGTAACGTAATACGCGATCAAATGTTGTTCAACAGAGGGACTCCATATGTAAAATTTACTAAATTAGTAATATTTAGTCCGTTTCATgaagtaagttccctgtacttggATTAGTAATGTTCATAAGTTATTAGATTCATTGGGTTTATCAAACTATTGGATTAGTAATCTTACCTCTTCACCtccatattgtttaaaaaaattgttaaaaatagaCTTAAAGATCAGTTCATTCAAAACTGGTTTAGTGATGTAACAGAATTTAGTAAATGTTTGAACTACAGAATATACAAGAATGAGTTCAGGTTTGAAAAGTATATAGATATATTACCTACGCATTTGGCAAaagtattgtttcattttaaatgtatgaatCACAAATTACCTAGATTTTATAATATACCAAGAGAACTAAGAGTATGTAACTTGTGTAATACAAATTCATTTCACCAGGAGAtgtatttcattctttatttaattGTCAATTCTTTAATGCTGATAGAAGAAAATATATCGCTAAAGAACGTGCTATACATCCTAACTCTATTATTAACTTTTCTATGCTAGTAAATAGCACAGATCTATAGAAACACATtgttaaaacttgcaatattttgcaaaaaaatatgatGTTGTTTAATTAATTGGCTTACGCTTTATGTATGGTATGTAGTCATATTACATTCTTGACTGTGCTTTCTATATAACatttggtaacaatttattctGTGGATTTCATTGGGTATTTCAACGTATCATTTCACAAGTTATTGTCAGAAATGTGTGTTCATTGTATTATTGTTTATGTGACCGATGACTGGTGCCTCTAATTAAAATGCCCAGCTTACTCAATAAACTCGAAACTTTTTGAATTAGTGGTCTCTGACCATGTAGTATACTTTGGTTAAGGTTGAAGTAGGTCcgacccctgtttacatcataAGCATGAGTGGAGAATACcatttcatgaaacatttttcaatatGTATCAACTGTcgcaaataaaatcaaaatgtattaaaaaaagtaatactgtaaaccaaagagctataaaattttatacttctttgtgtgaACGTAGTAAGAAaggttgaattttaaaaaaagaaacatattgggTTTGTTTAGATAACTGAGAAGTCAGAATGGACTCAGATTTAATATTATTTCCAGGTAAACGTTTGCGTAATTCCCGGCAATgtccatgtattttttttattggtgGCTTTTGACCAATGCTTTGGAAACACTATTGGATGGATTTATTTATACTACGATAACGTTTCTAATTTTTCTGTTCAGATATTATTAGACGTTGCCTCAGTCTTTTTCCATTTCCGGTTTCAAGATGAAGTATGTTATTGTTGTGAAATGCCTCTTAAATCCCTATTCATCTGTGTTAGACTTCGTTTGATTCAAAATCTGTCTTGATTACTCTAAGTTGAATccttattttatacattttatttgtcatttttttatttcaggatcGAACTGTGTTCGTTCAGCGGGTTCAAAATCTACCCTGGTCATGGCAAGAAAGTTGTCAAGACTGATGGAAGGGTAATTACATTTTCTATTCGTAAAGTAATGTCCATTTATCAGCGTCTACCGGAATCGTGAGATCTAAGTATTTATTACCTAAAGGGTAAACAAATCTGAAGAATTCATAAAAACTAggatttatttataaaatctagTCGACAGGAGATAGGGTGTTATTTGAGAGTATTTTATGCAAGCTGCATGGAGTCGACTGTTGGTATCCTGTTACAGTAATTGCATAATTTAAGGCTGTTCTGAACACAAGATCGTTATATTTTGACTGCTATCTTCAAAAACCTACCTTTGACGAGCATAGCATTGTGTAAATTAAGCACTGATTTAAAGAAAcccatttttcattaattatttgttttgtacaCTGATGGGAATTTACGTGCAAGTTTTAAAGGTAATAAAAAGGTCATGGCGATAATCTTGCATTCTGAGAGCATGTTTGAGCTAATTAATTTATGGAAAAGTGCCATTTACActaacaatatttctatttatttctctCGGCAATCCGTTACATTTATTTCGGTTTCATTATCTAATCCATAAAAGAATTAGCGCCTGGTCATTATTATGTCTACCACAGCACTGTGGTgcgagacatattgatttactccagtctgtgtccATGTGTGTGTGTCTGTTCTTTCAAAAATAGTCTTGTCTGCACTCTTtcagtccaacatttctcatcagatcttcaccaaatttgaacaaaatgtgtttgccattaagtcctcggccaagtttgataattagccaaatcggcccttgcacttcagaattatggcccttaaattaccgaaaatactgatgccactGATACAGGTCTTGTAGtccaataacattaaacttgcacaggacgccttttaatatttggactttcaacatgtccctgtgtcaagtttaatcgaatgacaGCCAATTGCTTAGCACAAATTTCgaccttattttattgaagtgtaatgtagaaCTCTCGAACacgtgatacattggtttaccgtaactaaaactgcaccaccAATCACTTCCCCAATGTATTTCACATACTCTTGTagcataattttatgaaatatcatgaacaatacaacactgaataaatatatagaatcaattatacatgctttaagacgaaaacaaatacgtttagaCTACGGCACTAGtaaaaaatctgcggccattatttaacgcatgggtaccgccgaatgcatgtggactagccttttaaactgctttgatatgactttataacttataaattttaaataacttttaattaaattacaaccaaaaaaatgctggttacacccatTGATTATAAACATACACATACTAATAGACAATACGTTAGTAACGggccacattttttttcaaatctgaccgtgagaatattttttcgtctaaaatcattctttataataaagaagatttgacagtttcgtgttgtgttgcgaaagtgaatggatgtaaatttcacttttaaAGTGCAGACTGATCTTCTATATTTTCAGTAAGACGGTATGTTCAGtggatgtgtaaaataggtttctttgtccgttgttggtatttagctatcgCTTTTTAGTAACCtctaccgtgaacttgtaaaaccttccgcaaaaACTCTTGCGGAAAGCTGCTCCGGGAAATTCATAActtcgataaaacgtcggactatatgaaatgtcaaaatcgtaaaatattgaagtccgacatttatttaaagaactacaggtcttggtgcatggttgacttggatacataatggagaagagatgattaggcagttgtgggagaaaTGCGTTTGTCTCAAAAGAAGCTCTAGTTTGTATATGCTCTCTTTTTGAGTGAGGTGTTAAAACCCTTTGAATGAAAGAGAGGTTAGCTAACATGTCGTCGGCACAATTTATGATTTGCAAAATTCTGAAATCATCAGAATTCTTTACTGAAAGAGATAGtgttatttataaaagaaaatgaaaaaggtgAAACTCAGTTTGATAAAATGCTTTTAACTGGACATGTACACACCAAATGCCTGTATCATGAACATAAGATTATTACTTCATAAGAATTTATTTAAACCATGAAATGTTGCTTTGATTATCTCAGGTTTTCCAGTTTATCAGTTCTAAATCCGAGAGGTCACACTTGATGAAGAGAAACCCTCGTAAAATCAACTGGACAGTTCTATACCGAAGAAAGTACAAGAAGGGTCAGTCTGAGGAGATCTCCAAGAAGAGGACACGTAGAACAACAAAGTTCCAGAGGGCAATTACTGGTGCCACCCTGAATGATATCCTGGCCAAGCGTAACCAGAAGCCTGAAGTGAGAAAGGCTCAGAGAGAGCAAGCCATAAGGTAGATCAATTTATAACAGGCTGTTGTTGAATAGTTAACATGTTGAATGATAGTAATAATAGTTATCCATTTAATGGAAATGGTTATTTTACCTTGAGGCTAAATTACAAATGACTGTTTTTGGAGAAACCCTAatagtgaaaatgtaaacaaagcagcAAATATTTCCAGGTTAGCAACTTTTCACAAGTTTATTACCATAACAGAATGAACAAATAGGTCCTCATGAGATAGTGTCCAAACAATAGAGAAtagaaagtacatgtacattcaaTGTTTACAggttttagctcgactgtatGAAGTATatgcagggttttccctcgggttttttatttgggagtccatggactcccgtggctgctaatttaagggtccctaataatttttgggggtccacaaattattgatcttgaaaatagacattattactataaaaatttaccctaaaaccgaatgaacttaattgtatctttttaatttagatagcagttgattcaatatttcggaatggtacctttcaaaatggcatgagcttctcaattcagaccgattacaaaatgtgttaaagtctttttgttatgatcaaatagccagtaatt
This is a stretch of genomic DNA from Mercenaria mercenaria strain notata chromosome 4, MADL_Memer_1, whole genome shotgun sequence. It encodes these proteins:
- the LOC123551936 gene encoding 60S ribosomal protein L24-like, whose protein sequence is MKREQKIRKLESDLKIKQNEIEELNQQKPKLESYIKKLEARNEELDRTVKTLISKVYSLESKMKTESLGPAKQTSEKIESLFYTFYLSFFYFRIELCSFSGFKIYPGHGKKVVKTDGRVFQFISSKSERSHLMKRNPRKINWTVLYRRKYKKGQSEEISKKRTRRTTKFQRAITGATLNDILAKRNQKPEVRKAQREQAIRAAKEKQRAKDAQKKAQRATLQKAQPKQKAAKTMQTKAPRVGGKR